One window of the Candidatus Chryseobacterium colombiense genome contains the following:
- a CDS encoding S9 family peptidase, with the protein MKLKYSLLALAAPLLMNAQQVMTPEILWTLKKVGVQAVSPDQSSLIYKVGQVDLKTEKTKSENYLLNVLNNQSTKIDLGKKALIQWDKNGIYAQEGDKIFLSKDSGKTWSEFYTIGEADNVVISPDGKKIAFSKQVLVEKVMGKDKYSDTPKTTAQVYTDLNHRHWDYFNEGKYNHVFVVNTSDKADAAKDLLDGKMWDSPQRPFGGAEDFIWSPDSAQLLYVTKPKSGAAYSTSTNTDIFAYDLASGKTKNLTEANKGYDVNPKFSPDGKSLIWQSMARDGYEADKNDVKIMDWKSGKISNLTNGWDESVSGDVFWSGDSKTIYFTAAFRGTKQLFSLDPKSAKVQQITRGDFDVNEIFADQKNSLLVGRTDINHATDIFSVNIKNGEMKQITEANKEMYSKLAQGKSELKMVKTSDGKEMGVWFHYPPNFDPNKKYPTLVYCQGGPQSALTQFFSTRWNFALMAANGYIVVAPNRRGMPGWGTKWNEEISRDWGGQPMRDYLAATDYAKTLPYVDGDRVAAVGASYGGYSVFMLAGIHENRFKTFIAHDGLFDMKSWYLTTEELWFANWDLGSPWEKPLPKAYTEFNPSNYVEKWNKPIMIVQGGIDFRVPYEQGQEAFQAAKLRGLKSKLVYFPNENHWVLHPQNGLVWQREFFDWLKETL; encoded by the coding sequence ATGAAACTTAAGTACAGTCTGCTGGCTTTGGCAGCTCCGCTTTTAATGAATGCACAACAAGTAATGACGCCTGAAATCCTATGGACTTTGAAAAAAGTGGGAGTACAGGCAGTTTCACCGGATCAGTCTTCACTTATTTACAAAGTAGGACAAGTTGATCTTAAAACTGAAAAAACGAAAAGTGAGAACTATCTCTTAAACGTTCTTAATAATCAGTCCACAAAAATTGATTTAGGTAAGAAAGCACTTATCCAGTGGGATAAAAACGGAATCTATGCTCAGGAAGGAGACAAGATTTTTCTTTCCAAAGACAGTGGTAAAACATGGTCAGAATTTTACACAATCGGGGAAGCTGATAATGTGGTAATTTCTCCTGACGGTAAAAAGATCGCTTTCAGCAAGCAGGTTTTGGTGGAAAAAGTAATGGGGAAAGATAAATATTCCGATACCCCTAAAACTACAGCACAAGTTTACACAGATCTGAACCACAGACACTGGGATTACTTCAATGAAGGAAAATACAACCATGTTTTTGTAGTAAATACTTCAGATAAAGCAGATGCTGCAAAAGATTTACTGGACGGAAAAATGTGGGATTCTCCTCAAAGACCGTTTGGTGGAGCGGAAGATTTCATCTGGAGCCCTGATTCTGCACAGCTTTTATATGTAACGAAACCGAAAAGTGGCGCAGCATATTCTACAAGTACCAATACAGATATTTTTGCTTACGATTTAGCTTCAGGAAAGACTAAAAACCTTACGGAAGCTAATAAAGGATATGATGTAAATCCAAAATTCAGTCCGGACGGAAAATCTTTGATCTGGCAGAGTATGGCCAGAGACGGTTATGAAGCGGACAAGAATGATGTAAAAATCATGGACTGGAAATCAGGAAAAATTTCAAACTTAACGAATGGTTGGGATGAAAGTGTTTCCGGAGATGTTTTCTGGAGCGGGGATTCTAAAACGATTTATTTCACTGCAGCTTTCAGAGGAACAAAACAACTGTTCTCATTAGATCCGAAAAGTGCTAAGGTTCAGCAGATCACAAGAGGTGATTTTGATGTGAATGAAATTTTTGCAGATCAGAAAAACTCACTTTTAGTAGGAAGAACAGATATCAACCATGCAACAGATATTTTCTCTGTCAATATCAAAAACGGAGAAATGAAGCAGATCACTGAAGCGAATAAAGAAATGTATTCAAAATTAGCTCAGGGAAAATCTGAACTGAAAATGGTGAAAACTTCCGACGGAAAAGAAATGGGCGTATGGTTCCATTATCCGCCAAACTTCGATCCGAATAAAAAATATCCGACTTTAGTATATTGTCAGGGAGGTCCGCAATCTGCATTAACCCAGTTTTTCAGTACAAGATGGAACTTCGCTTTAATGGCAGCAAATGGTTATATTGTTGTAGCACCTAACAGAAGAGGAATGCCGGGTTGGGGAACCAAATGGAATGAAGAGATCTCAAGAGATTGGGGAGGACAGCCAATGAGAGATTATTTGGCTGCTACAGATTATGCTAAAACATTGCCTTATGTAGACGGAGACAGAGTAGCGGCTGTTGGAGCAAGTTATGGAGGTTACAGTGTATTTATGTTAGCTGGAATTCATGAGAACAGATTCAAAACTTTCATTGCTCACGATGGATTGTTTGATATGAAATCTTGGTATTTAACAACCGAAGAACTTTGGTTTGCCAATTGGGATTTAGGTTCTCCTTGGGAAAAGCCTTTGCCAAAAGCATATACGGAATTCAATCCGAGCAATTATGTAGAAAAATGGAATAAGCCAATTATGATCGTTCAGGGAGGAATTGAT
- a CDS encoding phage holin family protein, with protein sequence MNLIIRLLITAIVAYLLTKILPGVHFDGFSTAIIFAIVLGVLNIIVKPILSLFGLPLTIITLGFFALVINALIVLIADYFIDSMHVDGFWWAFLFSILLSIITSLANSIFSDGD encoded by the coding sequence ATGAACTTAATTATCCGATTACTGATCACTGCAATTGTTGCATATCTTCTCACTAAGATTTTACCGGGTGTGCATTTTGATGGGTTTAGTACAGCCATTATTTTTGCCATCGTTTTAGGTGTTTTGAACATAATAGTAAAGCCAATTTTAAGTTTATTCGGATTGCCGCTTACTATTATTACTTTAGGATTCTTTGCTTTGGTTATCAATGCTTTAATTGTTTTGATTGCAGACTATTTTATTGATAGCATGCATGTGGATGGCTTTTGGTGGGCATTTCTTTTCAGTATTTTGCTGTCGATTATTACTTCTCTGGCCAATTCAATCTTTTCAGATGGAGATTAA
- a CDS encoding PaaI family thioesterase, whose protein sequence is MTSEKKQLILDSFNRSETLKFYKAELLTVETDYISIKIPKMEMMTRKAGMFNGAMIASLVDVSSGYAAVSHYEEDCYVVTVELKVNYLRPAIGEALVSKSYVIKGGGKIIVVRTEIYVVDENGENESHVATSLVTMMKIR, encoded by the coding sequence ATGACTTCAGAAAAAAAACAACTCATCTTAGATAGTTTCAACCGTTCCGAAACCCTGAAATTTTATAAGGCGGAATTATTGACTGTGGAAACAGATTACATCTCTATTAAAATTCCTAAAATGGAAATGATGACCAGAAAAGCAGGAATGTTCAACGGAGCCATGATTGCCTCTCTGGTGGATGTTTCTTCGGGGTATGCTGCTGTAAGTCATTATGAAGAAGACTGCTATGTGGTAACGGTTGAGCTGAAAGTTAATTATTTAAGACCGGCAATAGGAGAGGCGCTGGTTTCAAAATCTTATGTGATAAAAGGAGGCGGAAAGATCATTGTTGTAAGAACGGAAATTTATGTTGTAGATGAAAATGGGGAAAATGAAAGTCACGTAGCAACGTCTTTGGTCACCATGATGAAGATCAGATAA